One Saccharomycodes ludwigii strain NBRC 1722 chromosome VI, whole genome shotgun sequence DNA segment encodes these proteins:
- the YTA7 gene encoding chromatin segregase YTA7 (similar to Saccharomyces cerevisiae YGR270W | YTA7 | Yeast Tat-binding Analog), with protein sequence MSVNTQEEIHHTTRRRKVNYAEIEHTYDFMDTDDEENYQPPKIDPNNNNIVTEDNIPIGRNNTGRKRRRQRRKIENGDYDDDESFHEDTIDDHRDDDEEENYTAQEFIHYDDDDDFIVGQRRKGRRKGGRRGRRPGTKKELDFIEKDDDYSDEDFAYNGTSGSKSKKRLQPGTNNDNVSPRKRGKSVRQTGDDEETVDLSLEQELKELKEDAPMDIPQRSLRERKKEVNYAIPPAIDLIPSPEDNSLHASKPQYSQTTSFSNSPRKGPGRRGGGATTSFGPIRRLFPTGGPFGGNDVTSIFGKNTNIYNTNNNNNNNNGTSSNINNTTLLLDSDSSDDEILPFGENSTKKSSTKKRSKSKKPEIADTDPLGVDMNIDFNDVGGLDNYIDQLKEMVALPLLYPELYANFNITPPRGVLFHGPPGTGKTLMARALAASCSKTSGKKITFFMRKGADILSKWVGEAERQLRLLFEEAKNNQPAIIFFDEIDGLAPVRSSKQEQIHASIVSTLLALMDGMDNRGQVIVIGATNRPDAVDPALRRPGRFDREFYFPLPNEDARAKIIEIHTKKWTPLLPKKMILKIAQLTRGYGGADLRALCTEAALNSIQRRYPQIYQSSAKLKLDPSKVSVTAKDFILALEKIVPSSARSANNFISQPLPKNIECLLNLQLESLKWELDRIIPTDSVTKKASKSMIKYYTEYEDDIDGDTDAATLDGGFGKQEFLKEINMARVAKPRFLLSGPRGNGQQYIGSALLNYLEGFNVQTLDLGSIMSEATKTMEACVVQTFNEAKRRQPSVIYIPNFETWIKSVLPTVVYTLSSLLRTLKADDKILLMAICDGDLPVNNAFINEFDFETVFELVKPSEKQRGEYFKELAQLFNTKPSKFELSKKRTKPLEKLTEVEPTEYENDSDYDSDGNPLSARDKLKKELKKYQYDDMKLKNTLKIKLSGLMDLFKNRYKRFRKPIIDDAYLVHLFEPIPETDPAISWQPAYIKNGDKILEVATGRNYYNMDLDIIEERLWNGFYSEPKQFLKDIELIYHDSNTSEDRERIIKASEMFANAQVGIEDISVPEFIRQCKETRKREILRQKLYQEEELEKQKVEKQKLEKEKKNDTEKEEKHALVEEGKQQSEEHHTAEADPQNTKLVSVGSGSQLQAQLLVKKSSDFISKATSVSYLLNDDDTSKEDLVKEDLVKEDLVKQGKNVEHLEVTNPTKANTTDTSQVTEDKIIPENDNAFKDKKETKNGNNTDVVNTSLDKLKTEDPEPAFIIDELRLNECINKLLLSTDGFTVDQLQKKYANIISECWKYRFNWDRTEALDKFSQII encoded by the coding sequence ATGTCTGTTAACACTCAGGAGGAAATCCATCACAcaacaagaagaagaaaggtCAATTATGCTGAAATAGAACACACTTATGATTTTATGGATACTGACGACGAAGAAAATTATCAACCCCCTAAAATTGAccctaataataacaatattgtAACTGAAGATAATATACCCATTGGTAGAAATAATActggaagaaaaagaagaagacaaagaagaaaaattgaaaatggtGACTATGACGATGATGAAAGTTTCCATGAAGACACTATAGATGATCATAgggatgatgatgaagaagaaaactATACTGCACAGGAGTTTATTCattatgatgatgatgacgattTTATTGTGGGtcaaagaagaaaaggtAGAAGAAAAGGCGGTAGAAGAGGAAGGAGACCTGGTACTAAAAAGGAATTagattttattgaaaaggaTGATGATTATTCCGATGAGGATTTTGCATATAACGGTACTTCTGGTTctaaatctaaaaaaagattacaACCGGGcactaataatgataacgTCTCACCTCGTAAAAGGGGGAAATCAGTCAGGCAAACAGGAGATGACGAAGAAACCGTAGACTTGTCACTAGAACAAGAGCTAAAAGAACTAAAGGAAGATGCGCCTATGGATATACCCCAAAGATCCTTAAGAGAACGTAAAAAAGAGGTAAATTATGCAATTCCCCCAGCCATAGATCTAATCCCTTCTCCTGAAGATAACAGTTTACATGCTTCCAAACCACAATACTCGCAAACAacttcattttcaaatagTCCTAGAAAGGGGCCAGGAAGAAGAGGAGGTGGAGCCACAACATCTTTTGGTCCCATAAGAAGGCTTTTCCCCACTGGCGGTCCATTTGGTGGTAATGATGTCACATccatttttggaaaaaatacaaatatttataatacgaataataataataataataataacggtACTAGTAGTAATATAAACAACACTACTCTTTTATTGGATTCAGATTCTTCTGATGATGAAATATTACCATTTGGAGAAAAtagtacaaaaaaaagttccaccaaaaaaagatcaaaatctaaaaaacCGGAAATAGCTGACACCGACCCACTAGGTGTAGATATGAATATTGACTTTAACGATGTGGGTGGGTTAGATAACTATATAGATCAGTTAAAGGAAATGGTTGCATTACCCTTATTGTACCCAGAACTATATgccaattttaatattaccCCACCAAGAGGTGTATTATTTCATGGTCCACCAGGTACAGGTAAAACTTTAATGGCAAGAGCATTGGCAGCAAGTTGTTCCAAAACAAGtggtaaaaaaatcacTTTTTTCATGAGGAAGGGTGCTGATATTCTATCCAAATGGGTAGGTGAGGCTGAGAGACAATTAAGGTTATTGTTTGAGGAGGCAAAGAATAATCAACCagctattattttttttgatgagATTGATGGGTTAGCTCCAGTTAGATCTTCTAAGCAAGAACAAATACACGCAAGCATTGTTTCTACATTATTGGCCTTAATGGATGGTATGGATAATAGAGGCCAAGTTATCGTAATTGGTGCAACAAATAGACCCGATGCAGTTGATCCAGCCTTAAGGAGGCCTGGTAGATTTGATCGTGAGTTCTACTTTCCATTACCAAATGAAGATGCAAGGGCTAAAATTATTGAGATTCATACAAAGAAATGGACCCCACTTTTGcctaaaaaaatgattttgaaaattgcACAATTGACGAGAGGGTATGGCGGTGCAGATTTAAGGGCATTGTGCACAGAGGCCGCATTAAACAGTATACAACGAAGATATCCGCAGATTTACCAAAGTTCtgcaaaattaaaattggaTCCTTCAAAAGTCTCAGTCACTGCGAAAGACTTTATTTTGgcattagaaaaaatagttCCATCATCCGCTAGAAGTgcaaacaattttatttctcaACCGTTGCCGAAGAATATTGAATGCTTATTGAACTTACAACTGGAATCACTAAAATGGGAACTAGATCGCATTATACCAACAGATTCAGTTACAAAAAAAGCCAGTAAGTCAAtgattaaatattatactGAATATGAAGATGATATTGATGGAGATACTGATGCAGCTACTTTAGATGGCGGCTTTGGTAAGCAAGAGTTTttgaaagaaataaatatggCAAGAGTTGCTAAACCcagatttttattatctggCCCACGAGGCAATGGTCAGCAGTACATTGGGTCAGCATTATTGAACTATTTAGAAGGATTCAATGTGCAAACATTAGATTTAGGTAGCATAATGTCAGAAGCTACAAAGACAATGGAAGCGTGTGTAGTTCAAACATTTAATGAGGCCAAAAGGCGCCAGCCTTCTGTTATATACATTCCAAATTTTGAAACTTGGATTAAATCTGTTTTACCAACCGTAGTATACACTTTGTCAAGTTTGCTAAGAACTTTGAAAGCagatgataaaatattgcTAATGGCTATATGTGATGGGGATCTACCCGTGAATAATGCATTTATAAATgaatttgattttgaaacaGTCTTTGAACTGGTAAAGCCCAGCGAGAAACAGAGGGGTGAATATTTTAAGGAACTAGCCCAACTTTTCAACACAAAGCCATCTAAATTTGaattatccaaaaaaagGACCAAGCcattagaaaaattaactgAAGTAGAGCCTACCGaatatgaaaatgataGTGATTATGATAGTGATGGTAATCCACTAAGTGCAAGGgataagttaaaaaaagagttaaaaaaatatcaatacGATGAtatgaaattgaaaaatacattaaaaattaaactttCTGGGCTAATGGATTTATTCAAGAACAGATATAAAAGATTTAGAAAACCAATAATTGATGATGCATACCTAGTTCATTTGTTTGAGCCTATTCCTGAAACAGATCCAGCAATTTCTTGGCAACCTGCGTACATCAAAAATGGAGACAAGATCCTAGAAGTTGCTACTGGCAggaattattataatatggATTTAGATATTATTGAGGAAAGATTGTGGAATGGCTTTTACTCGGAACCAAAACAGTTTTTGAAAGATATTGAACTAATATATCACGATTCCAATACCTCTGAGGATAGAgaaagaattattaaagcATCTGAAATGTTTGCTAATGCACAAGTTGGAATTGAAGATATATCGGTACCAGAATTTATAAGGCAATGCAAGGAAACACGTAAAAGAGAGATTTTAAGACAAAAATTGTATCAAGAAGAGGAATTAGAAAAACAGAAAGTAGAAAAAcagaaattagaaaaagagaaaaaaaatgatacggagaaagaagaaaaacacGCTCTCGTTGAGGAGGGAAAACAACAATCTGAAGAACACCATACAGCTGAAGCTGACCCGCAAAATACAAAACTTGTAAGTGTCGGTTCAGGTAGTCAACTACAAGCCCaattattagttaaaaaGAGTTCAGATTTCATTTCCAAAGCTACTTCTGTAAGTTATTTGTTGAACGATGATGATACCTCAAAAGAAGATCTTGTAAAAGAAGATCTTGTAAAAGAAGATCTTGTAAAACAAGGTAAAAATGTGGAACATTTGGAAGTAACAAACCCTACTAAAGCTAATACGACTGACACTTCTCAAGTTACagaagataaaataataccaGAAAATGATAACGCTTTTAAAGACAAAAAGGAAACCAAAAATGGAAACAATACGGATGTGGTAAATACGTCATTGGATAAACTGAAAACTGAAGATCCTGAACCTGCATTTATTATAGACGAATTGAGATTAAATGAGtgtataaataaattattactaaGTACCGATGGTTTCACTGTCGATCAGTTACAAAAGAAATACGCCAACATTATAAGCGAGTGTTGGAAGTATCGTTTTAATTGGGATAGAACTGAAGCCCTTGATAAATTTTctcaaattatttaa
- a CDS encoding uncharacterized protein (similar to Saccharomyces cerevisiae YGR268C | HUA1 | cytoplasmic protein containing a zinc finger domain) — translation MSSNINSLIDPDNDLPPSYEEALGEQPSTEYNTNNNRVNFDRNEKTRPPPPPRHPPSNNIKKEKDENEIQGVKKWDFPPDYYCNKCGNTGYKLNTGKVCKKCLLLFGNIKNKNEAIEVVDSLPLVGIVTKHPLVKHALYRFTK, via the coding sequence aTGTCATCCAATATTAATAGCCTTATAGATCCTGACAATGACTTACCGCCCTCATATGAAGAAGCTTTAGGAGAACAACCAAGTACTGAgtataatactaataataatagagtTAATTTCGATCGTAATGAAAAGACACGTCCACCTCCTCCACCAAGACATCCACCTTCaaataacataaaaaaagaaaaagatgaaaatgaaatccAAGGTGTTAAAAAATGGGATTTCCCACCAGACTACTACTGTAATAAGTGTGGAAACACAGGCTATAAATTGAATACTGGCAAAGTTTGTAAGAAATGCTTGCTATTGTTtggtaatattaaaaataaaaatgaagcGATTGAAGTTGTAGATTCCTTACCACTGGTCGGCATTGTTACCAAGCATCCGTTGGTAAAACATGCTCTTTATAGGTTTACTAAGTAG
- the GOT1 gene encoding Got1p (similar to Saccharomyces cerevisiae YMR292W | GOT1 | GOlgi Transport | uncharacterized intron close to the beginning of the gene): NYSSTEFGAAFTFGGVAFFTFGVVCFFDRALLALGNILFLIGIFLIIGPHKTINFFFHRPNKRRGSICFFGGIFLILFLKWTFTGFIIELLGVFNLFGDFFSVIIQFLRSLPVIGPILNSSSIAPVVDRLAGIRILPV; this comes from the coding sequence aattattcaTCTACAGAATTTGGTGCTGCATTTACATTCGGTGGTGTAGCATTTTTCACATTTGGTGttgtatgtttttttgATCGAGCACTATTAGCTTTgggtaatattttatttttaattggtATATTTCTAATCATTGGACCCCATAAAACtatcaatttcttttttcacaGACCTAATAAAAGACGCGGATCTATATGTTTCTTTGGTggtatatttttgatattatttttaaaatggaCTTTTACTGggtttattattgaattattgggggttttcaatttatttggtgatttttttagtgttattattcaatttctAAGATCTTTGCCTGTTATTGGACCTATTTTAAATAGCTCTTCTATTGCACCGGTTGTAGATAGATTAGCAGGAATTAGAATACTCCCCGtgtaa
- a CDS encoding uncharacterized protein (similar to Saccharomyces cerevisiae YGR268C | HUA1 | cytoplasmic protein containing a zinc finger domain), with amino-acid sequence MTTNRNNNNNIDIVNGINYGSEFEPEENPPSYADVIKEEEREQQLDDTNNGNSTNNSHISYQRPLDTPPTIPQRVTSNTSYTRPQVPPPRSSSSTPSSLYSRPPPPPPQPERNYYNTMPVSGPPIPNYNVNYNSTYPAPVTQFIPPPQPLTVLPGDPRLGGQLCPKCGGTGRVSHFLDFKLCKRCKGIGRINI; translated from the coding sequence atgacaacTAATagaaacaataacaataacataGATATAGTCAATGGCATTAATTATGGAAGTGAATTTGAACCTGAGGAGAATCCACCATCATATGCAGATgtaataaaagaagaagaaagagaGCAACAATTGGACGATactaataatggtaatagcACTAATAACTCACATATTTCTTATCAAAGACCATTAGATACACCACCAACTATACCACAGAGAGTAACTAGTAATACAAGTTATACAAGACCACAAGTCCCACCACCACGTTCATCTTCATCGACACCTTCATCACTCTATTCTAGACcgccaccaccaccaccacaacctgaaagaaattattataacacTATGCCAGTATCTGGTCCACCTATCCCAAATTATAATGTTAACTACAATAGCACCTATCCTGCACCTGTCACACAATTTATCCCACCACCTCAACCTTTAACTGTTTTACCGGGAGATCCAAGATTGGGAGGCCAATTATGTCCCAAATGTGGGGGTACAGGTCGAGTTAGTCATTTTCTCGATTTTAAACTATGTAAAAGGTGCAAGGGTATTGGTAGAATTAATATATAG
- a CDS encoding uncharacterized protein (similar to Saccharomyces cerevisiae YGR268C | HUA1 | cytoplasmic protein containing a zinc finger domain), which yields MAYNSSSRTDDNPDDSLPSYEDVLREDRNAGKFETNNNNNNNNNNSGNNSTNSSINTTQRSNNSSHNQHHHTSSNRSYTTRSRTRIPWTYPNSYYCSKCENTGFKKRNGEKCSKCWQRFGPLLPPKGDSNKHKKGHLLSSKAPPKKLYMPPDSEDYSNNTYQQSIERPFRTQATPNMVMNRPKVIRTGGNYGFQQAQPQGLVVQPGDPRIGGRLCAECRGTGRISFFLDFKLCPVCGGVGRVF from the coding sequence atggcATATAATAGTTCTTCAAGAACAGACGATAATCCTGATGACTCATTACCTTCATATGAAGACGTTTTAAGGGAAGATAGAAATGCTGGTAAATTTgaaactaataataacaataataataataataataatagtggcAATAACTCTACTAATAGCAGCATTAACACTACTCAGCGTAGTAATAATTCTTCCCATAACCAACATCATCATACATCCAGCAATAGATCATACACTACAAGAAGTAGAACTAGGATACCATGGACTTATCCTAATTCATATTATTGCTCGAAATGTGAAAATACAGGCTTTAAGAAGAGAAACGGTGAAAAGTGTTCTAAATGCTGGCAACGATTTGGTCCCCTATTACCACCAAAAGGAGATAGCAATAAGCATAAAAAGGGTCATCTACTGTCATCCAAAGCACCTCCAAAAAAGTTATACATGCCACCAGATTCAGAAGattattctaataatacatACCAACAGTCGATAGAAAGACCCTTTAGGACCCAAGCAACACCTAATATGGTGATGAACAGACCAAAAGTAATTCGGACAGGGGGTAATTATGGTTTTCAACAAGCACAGCCACAAGGACTAGTAGTACAACCCGGTGATCCGAGAATCGGTGGCAGATTGTGTGCGGAATGTAGGGGTACTGGTAGgataagtttttttttggactTTAAATTATGTCCAGTATGTGGTGGTGTAGGGAGAGTgttttga
- the FOL2 gene encoding GTP cyclohydrolase I (similar to Saccharomyces cerevisiae YGR267C | FOL2 | FOLic acid synthesis): MNSTHNSRVEQLILEEDLTTIGRPQTPLKTKASSPYTLKAPVENDGLSWPTPGARERSKESAEAEEARIKRISEAVSTILTELGEDPSREGLLDTPKRYAKAMLFFTKGYQTNIMDDVINNAVFEEDHDEMVIVRDIEIYSLCEHHLVPFFGKCHIAYVPNKKVLGLSKLARLAEMYCRRLQVQERLTKQIAMALSEILKPRGVAVVIEATHMCMVSRGVQKSGSSTITSCMLGYFRESHKTREEFLTLLNRKSSYS, from the coding sequence aTGAATTCAACACATAATTCTAGAGTGGAGCAGCTAATATTAGAAGAAGACCTTACCACAATCGGTCGTCCTCAAACACCTTTGAAAACAAAGGCATCTTCACCATATACTTTAAAAGCACCAGTTGAAAATGATGGATTATCATGGCCAACACCTGGTGCAAGAGAACGTTCAAAAGAATCTGCTGAAGCAGAAGAAGCTAGAATAAAGAGAATATCAGAAGCGGTTTCCACCATTTTAACAGAATTGGGCGAAGATCCATCAAGAGAGGGACTATTAGATACCCCAAAGAGATATGCTAAAGCAATGCTATTCTTTACCAAAGGCTATCAAACGAACATCATGGATGATGTGATAAATAATGCTGTTTTTGAAGAAGATCATGATGAAATGGTTATTGTTCGAGATATTGAAATTTATTCCTTGTGTGAACATCATTTAGTTCcattttttggaaaatgtCATATAGCTTATGTacctaataaaaaagttttggGTCTAAGTAAATTGGCTAGATTAGCCGAAATGTATTGCAGAAGATTACAAGTGCAAGAAAGATTAACGAAGCAAATTGCCATGGCATTAAGTGAAATTTTGAAGCCAAGAGGCGTTGCTGTTGTCATTGAAGCAACACATATGTGTATGGTTAGTAGAGGTGTACAGAAAAGTGGTTCATCTACAATTACAAGTTGTATGTTGGGTTATTTTAGAGAAAGTCATAAGACAAGAGAGgaatttttaactttattaaacAGGAAAAGTAGCTAtagttga